From one Equus asinus isolate D_3611 breed Donkey chromosome 5, EquAss-T2T_v2, whole genome shotgun sequence genomic stretch:
- the LOC106845716 gene encoding olfactory receptor 5AC1-like, protein MSEENTTLVTEFVLTGLTERPGLQAPLFLVFLLTYLTTMVGNLGLAALIWKDPRLHSPMYLFLGSLAFADACSSSSVTPRMLINFLSKNHVIPLLDCWAQFYFFGFSATTECFLLVVMAYDRYVAICNPLLYLVAMSSRLCAWLISMSYVIGFLHSAIHVGLLFRLTFCKSNVIRYFYCEILQLFRISCTDPTVNTLLVLIFSAFIQVFTFMTIMVSYSCVLFAILKQKSAKGRSKAFSTCSAHLLSVSLFYGTLFLTYVRPGSGPAEDHDKMFSLFYTIIIPLLNPFIYCLRNKEVISALRKIMKK, encoded by the coding sequence ATGTCAGAAGAAAACACGACGCTGGTGACCGAGTTTGTTCTCACAGGACTGACAGAGCGTCCAGGGCTGCAGGCCCCTCTGTTCCTGGTGTTCCTGCTCACCTACCTCACCACCATGGTGGGCAACCTCGGACTGGCTGCTCTCATCTGGAAGGATCCACGTCTTCACAGCCCCATGTActtattcctcggcagcttggcCTTTGCAGATGCTTGTTCTTCGTCCTCAGTGACCCCCAGGATGCTTATAAATTTTTTATCTAAGAATCATGTGATACCTCTCCTTGACTGCTGGGcccaattttacttttttggtttCAGTGCCACCACAGAATGTTTCCTCCTGgtggtgatggcctatgaccgctatgtagCCATATGCAACCCCTTGCTTTATCTGGTGGCAATGTCCAGCAGACTCTGCGCTTGGCTGATAAGTATGTCTTATGTCATTGGTTTTCTACATTCAGCAATTCATGTGGGTTTGTTATTTAGATTAACTTTCTGCAAGTCCAATGTAATACGTTATTTCTACTGTGAAATTTTACAACTGTTCAGAATTTCTTGCACTGATCCTACAGTTAATACTCTTCTGGTTTTAATCTTTTCAGCCTTTATACAAGTCTTCACTTTTATGACCATCATGGTCTCTTACTCCTGTGTCCTGTTTGCCATCCTGAAACAGAAGTCTGCAAAGGGCAGGAGCAAAGCCTTCTCCACGTGCAGCGCCCACCTGCTCTCCGTCTCCTTGTTCTACGGCACTCTCTTCCTCACGTACGTGCGTCCTGGGTCTGGCCCAGCTGAAGACCAtgacaaaatgttttctttattttacacgATAATAATTCCTCTACTTAATCCTTTTATTTACTGTCTGAGGAACAAAGAGGTTATAAGTGCCttgagaaaaataatgaagaaataa
- the LOC106845708 gene encoding olfactory receptor 5AC1-like, with protein sequence MMEANTMLVTEFVLTGLTERPGLQAPLFLVFLLTYLTTMVGNLGLAALIWKDPRLHSPMYLFLSSLAFADACSSSSVTPRMLVNILDNRQMISLFECMAQYYFFGSSATTECFLLVVMAYDRYVAICNPLLYPVVMSSRLCALLISMSYVIGFLHPIVHVGLLFRLTFCRSNVIHYFYCEILPLYSMSCTDPSINALVVFIFAAAIQAFTFMTIIESYMRVLFAILKKKSAKGRSKAFSTCSAHLLSVSLFYGTIFLMYVRPGSDPHQYQDKMYSLFSTIIIPLLNPFIYSLRNKEVLGALRKVLIIFPLVKD encoded by the coding sequence ATGATGGAGGCAAACACGATGCTGGTGACTGAGTTTGTTCTCACAGGACTGACAGAGCGTCCAGGGCTGCAGGCCCCTCTGTTCCTGGTGTTCCTGCTCACCTACCTCACCACCATGGTGGGCAACCTCGGACTGGCTGCTCTCATCTGGAAGGATCCACGTCTTCACAGCCCCATGTACTTATTCCTCAGCAGCTTGGCCTTTGCAGATGCTTGTTCTTCATCCTCCGTGACTCCCAGAATGCTTGTCAACATCTTAGACAACAGGCAAATGATATCCCTCTTTGAGTGCATGGCCCAATACTATTTCTTTGGTTCCAGTGCCACCACAGAATGTTTCCTCCTGgtggtgatggcctatgaccgctatgtagCCATATGCAACCCCTTGCTTTATCCGGTGGTGATGTCCAGCAGACTCTGCGCTTTGCTGATAAGTATGTCCTATGTAATTGGTTTTCTGCACCCCATAGTTCATGTAGGACTATTATTTAGATTAACCTTCTGCAGGTCCAATGTAATACATTATTTCTACTGTGAAATCTTGCCACTATATTCAATGTCTTGCACTGACCCATCTATTAATGCAttggtggtttttatttttgctgctgCTATACAAGCTTTTACTTTTATGACTATCATAGAGTCTTATATGCGTGTCCTCTTTGCCATCCTGAAAAAGAAGTCTGCAAAGGGCAGGAGCAAAGCCTTCTCCACGTGCAGCGCCCACCTGCTCTCCGTGTCCTTGTTCTACGGCACCATCTTCCTCATGTATGTGCGTCCTGGGTCTGATCCACATCAGTATCAGGATAAAATGTATTCCCTGTTCTCCACGATTATAATTCCCCTGCTAAACCCCTTTATTTACAGCCTAAGAAACAAGGAAGTCTTAGGTGCCCTGAGAAAAGTGTTAATTATTTTCCCCCTTGTGAAAGACTAA
- the LOC106845717 gene encoding olfactory receptor 5H2-like: METKNATLLTEFVLTGLAYQLEWQIPLFLVFLVICLITIVGNLGLTALICNDPHLHTPMYLFLGSLAFMDAWISSTVTPKMLVNFFATNQMISLSECMLQFFSFAFSATTECFLLAAMAYDRYVAICKPLLYPVIMTDRLCIRLLVALFVCGLIHPAFHVLFLLRLTFCNSNIIHHFYCDIMLLFKISCTDPSINVLMVFISSGSIQLFTIMTVLVSYTLVLFTILKRKSVQGIRKAFSTCGAHLLSVSLYYGPLLFMYMRPGTAQRGDQDMMDSLFYTVIIPLLNPEK, from the coding sequence ATGGAAACTAAAAATGCAACATTGCTGACAGAGTTTGTTCTCACAGGACTTGCATATCAACTGGAGTGGCAAATCCCCCTGTTTCTGGTGTTCTTGGTGATATGCCTCATCACTATTGTGGGAAACCTTGGACTGACTGCACTCATCTGCAATGACCCTCaccttcacacccccatgtacttatTCCTCGGGAGTTTAGCCTTCATGGATGCTTGGATATCATCCACAGTGACCCCCAAGATGCTGGTCAACTTCTTTGCCACAAATcagatgatctctctctctgaatgcatgttacaatttttttcctttgcattcagtGCAACCACAGAATGTTTTCTTTTGGCAGCAATGGCGtatgatcgctatgtggccataTGCAAACCTTTACTTTATCCGGTGATTATGACCGATAGACTATGCATCCGACTGTTAGTCGCCTTATTTGTGTGTGGCCTTATTCATCCTGCATTTCATGTACTTTTTTTACTCAGATTAACCTTCTGTAATTCTAACATAATACATCACTTTTACTGTGACATCATGCTATTGTTTAAGATTTCCTGTACTGACCCTTCTATTAATGTTCTGatggtttttatttcctctgggtCAATACAATTGTTCACCATCATGACTGTTCTTGTCTCTTATACACTTGTTCTCTTTACAATCTTAAAAAGGAAGTCTGTACAAGGCATCAggaaagccttctccacctgtggagCCCATCTCTTATCTGTCTCTTTATACTATGGCCCTCTTCTCTTCATGTATATGCGCCCTGGAACTGCACAGAGAGGTGACCAAGATATGATGGACTCTCTATTTTACACTGTCATCATTCCGTTGTTAaatcctgagaaataa